One genomic segment of Devosia sp. includes these proteins:
- a CDS encoding N-acetylmuramoyl-L-alanine amidase, whose translation MTTLLKRGSRGAAVRDLQILINRAVDGLALKVDGDFGPATEKAVLAAQQRLGLVMDGIAGRQTITALKAEAAPIKPGRAEPDKSAMAGPVITGSPPPDGSAYLPPNDDSLQLLTTARPISEIIVHCAATPEGKDFTVADIRAWHKQRGWSDIGYHYVVYRDGRIMSGRPVGQVGAHCAGHNTGTIGICYVGGLSADGKTAKDTRTPQQVASLLYLRNRLTGLHKGIRKISGHNEYAAKACPCFTVTTDPLSRLAA comes from the coding sequence ATGACCACGCTGCTCAAGCGGGGATCGCGCGGTGCTGCCGTGCGGGACCTGCAAATTCTCATCAACCGGGCTGTCGACGGACTGGCTCTAAAGGTCGACGGTGACTTTGGCCCGGCCACCGAAAAGGCAGTTCTGGCCGCCCAGCAGCGGCTTGGACTGGTCATGGACGGTATTGCCGGCCGGCAGACCATAACCGCCCTCAAGGCGGAGGCGGCGCCGATCAAGCCCGGCCGGGCCGAGCCGGACAAGTCGGCCATGGCGGGGCCGGTTATCACTGGCAGCCCGCCACCGGACGGATCAGCCTATCTGCCGCCGAATGACGACAGCCTGCAGCTACTGACGACGGCCCGGCCGATTTCGGAAATCATCGTCCATTGCGCGGCAACGCCGGAGGGCAAGGATTTTACCGTTGCCGATATCCGTGCCTGGCACAAGCAGCGCGGCTGGTCGGATATCGGCTATCACTATGTCGTCTATCGCGACGGCCGCATCATGTCCGGCCGCCCGGTCGGGCAGGTGGGGGCGCATTGTGCCGGGCACAATACCGGCACGATCGGCATCTGCTATGTCGGCGGGCTCTCGGCGGACGGCAAGACCGCCAAGGATACGCGCACCCCGCAACAGGTGGCCTCGCTGCTTTACCTGCGCAATCGCCTGACCGGCCTGCACAAGGGCATCCGCAAGATCAGCGGCCATAATGAATATGCCGCCAAGGCCTGCCCCTGCTTCACCGTGACGACCGATCCGCTCAGCCGTCTCGCCGCCTAA
- a CDS encoding phage tail length tape measure family protein — translation MVAPNLAVAVTAKNLTKPVFDQVVTDAGRVSSSMTVVGNRAANAMSSAGYATGNLAAQLNDIGVMLASGQSPLLLAIQQGTQINQIFAGMSGGQALGALRTAFLSLINPLSLVTIGTIAAGAALFQYVQTLLTDGTQSTEVIKEQNDMIRRVAENWGDAVPSLKAYVDELDRAAAVSDLNQATDTMVDKAFEEVRRRVADMRVELAAARIDIQAFGGTAGEIDALQAAFVALEAVAADGTATTGELDAVMTLLAGTTGSETVPSLRDFKGILEALIPILAAASAEASTLRSERDALLMQGPDPKVYYDQQGFLAEQERLLSLTSEQLTMEREIERVRAEAKSSDVVLTESQVLSLAEQRVAREKELADIRAGERAGGKAADDILKERDAVAALIAQLEHEQSLLGVTNEQKAVSNALRQAGAAATDEERARIIALVTAINEQQEAQKQLEEQMKFYKATVSDFVLSLSGALREGKDFWTAFGEAGTRALDKIADRALSMAMDGIFDMIFGALGGGLGGGWGVPGGFGRPGIFGIPGMADGGTVARAGLSWVGEDGPELLRLPQGAEVIPNRPSLAMAAPQPGVGDIYITNQINVQAGAKADAAPAIAREITQELRRQLPDAIERYQRNTLRRAS, via the coding sequence ATGGTTGCGCCCAACCTTGCCGTGGCCGTCACGGCCAAGAACCTGACCAAGCCTGTGTTCGACCAGGTCGTCACCGATGCCGGGCGGGTCAGCTCATCCATGACCGTCGTCGGCAACCGGGCGGCAAACGCCATGTCGTCGGCCGGCTATGCCACCGGGAACTTGGCGGCACAGCTCAACGATATCGGCGTCATGCTGGCATCCGGGCAATCGCCGCTGCTGCTGGCCATCCAGCAGGGTACGCAGATCAACCAGATCTTCGCCGGCATGTCGGGCGGGCAGGCCCTGGGCGCGCTCAGGACGGCGTTTCTCAGCCTGATCAACCCGTTGTCGCTGGTCACTATCGGCACGATCGCGGCCGGTGCGGCGCTGTTTCAATATGTGCAGACGCTGCTGACAGACGGCACTCAGTCAACCGAGGTGATCAAAGAGCAGAATGACATGATCCGCCGCGTCGCGGAGAATTGGGGCGACGCGGTTCCGAGCCTCAAGGCCTACGTTGACGAATTGGATAGGGCGGCGGCGGTTTCCGACCTCAATCAAGCCACCGACACCATGGTGGACAAGGCGTTTGAAGAGGTTCGTCGACGCGTTGCCGATATGCGTGTCGAACTGGCTGCTGCTCGCATCGATATCCAGGCGTTTGGGGGAACTGCGGGGGAAATTGACGCCTTGCAGGCGGCTTTTGTTGCGTTGGAGGCGGTCGCTGCTGACGGAACTGCGACAACAGGCGAACTGGACGCAGTCATGACGCTCCTGGCGGGCACGACCGGCTCGGAAACCGTTCCGAGCCTTCGCGACTTTAAAGGCATTCTCGAGGCGCTAATACCTATTCTTGCAGCAGCCTCAGCGGAGGCCTCGACGCTTCGATCCGAGCGCGATGCGCTGCTGATGCAGGGCCCTGATCCAAAGGTCTATTATGACCAGCAGGGCTTTTTGGCGGAGCAGGAGCGACTGCTATCCCTGACCTCCGAGCAATTGACAATGGAGCGCGAAATCGAGCGGGTCCGTGCCGAGGCCAAATCGTCCGATGTGGTGCTGACAGAAAGTCAGGTTCTTTCACTCGCCGAGCAGAGAGTGGCCCGTGAAAAGGAACTCGCCGACATTCGGGCAGGCGAGCGGGCAGGTGGCAAAGCCGCCGACGATATTCTCAAGGAACGCGATGCCGTAGCGGCGCTGATTGCCCAGCTCGAGCACGAACAGTCCCTGCTCGGCGTGACCAATGAACAGAAGGCGGTTTCGAACGCCCTGCGGCAGGCCGGTGCGGCGGCGACGGACGAAGAGCGCGCACGGATCATCGCCCTGGTCACCGCGATCAATGAGCAGCAGGAAGCCCAGAAACAGCTCGAAGAGCAGATGAAGTTCTACAAGGCGACGGTCAGCGACTTCGTGTTGTCGTTGAGCGGGGCCCTGCGCGAGGGCAAGGATTTCTGGACGGCGTTTGGCGAGGCCGGCACCAGGGCCCTGGACAAGATAGCCGACCGGGCCCTCAGCATGGCCATGGATGGCATTTTCGACATGATCTTCGGTGCTTTGGGTGGCGGCCTCGGAGGCGGTTGGGGCGTTCCCGGCGGGTTCGGGCGCCCTGGCATTTTCGGCATTCCTGGGATGGCCGATGGTGGTACCGTGGCGCGGGCGGGCCTATCCTGGGTCGGCGAGGATGGGCCGGAACTGTTGCGCCTGCCGCAGGGTGCCGAGGTCATTCCCAATAGGCCGTCGCTGGCGATGGCGGCACCTCAACCCGGGGTCGGCGACATCTACATCACGAACCAGATCAACGTGCAGGCGGGAGCTAAGGCTGACGCTGCTCCGGCTATTGCTCGTGAGATCACACAGGAACTGCGGCGCCAACTGCCGGACGCGATCGAGCGCTACCAGCGCAACACCCTTCGCAGGGCTTCGTAA
- a CDS encoding Mu-like prophage major head subunit gpT family protein, producing MRPSQFDYITDASVIAMMLTAIDVGGTGWVDQLAMRVDSDDGSEDYGWLGNVPGLHEFIGGRRVEELKEYSFKIDNKDFESSIRVQRKDMRRDKMGMIERRVAQFGERVLGHPAKLLSTLILNGESQICYDGQYFFDTDHKDRDEAAQSNDISKAIAAPATPNAADMTDGIMAAIQAMYGFTDDQGEPTNQSAMQFLVMVPVTMMRAALEAVTALLASGGGTNLLPALKGKLDITVQVNPRLSSWSTKFAVFRTDGQVKPFVLQQEYDAEPWALGPDSEHCTKTGECMYGVDWGGNVGYGDWRGAVLVTFTQA from the coding sequence ATGCGCCCCTCGCAGTTTGACTACATTACCGACGCTTCGGTGATCGCCATGATGCTCACGGCAATCGACGTCGGCGGAACCGGCTGGGTTGACCAGCTGGCCATGCGCGTCGATTCCGACGATGGCAGTGAGGACTATGGCTGGCTCGGCAATGTGCCTGGCCTGCACGAGTTCATCGGCGGCCGCCGCGTGGAAGAATTGAAGGAATATTCCTTCAAGATCGACAACAAGGACTTCGAAAGCAGCATTCGCGTTCAGCGCAAGGATATGCGGCGCGACAAGATGGGTATGATCGAGCGGCGGGTCGCCCAGTTTGGCGAGCGCGTTCTCGGCCACCCGGCGAAGCTGCTTTCGACGCTGATCCTCAATGGCGAGAGCCAGATCTGCTATGACGGCCAGTATTTCTTCGATACGGACCACAAGGACCGTGACGAGGCGGCGCAGAGCAATGACATCAGCAAGGCTATCGCCGCGCCGGCCACGCCAAACGCGGCCGACATGACTGACGGTATCATGGCAGCCATCCAGGCCATGTATGGCTTTACCGACGACCAGGGCGAGCCGACCAATCAGTCGGCCATGCAGTTCCTGGTTATGGTGCCGGTCACGATGATGCGTGCGGCTCTCGAGGCCGTGACCGCCCTGCTGGCCTCGGGCGGCGGCACCAACCTGCTGCCAGCCCTCAAAGGCAAGCTGGACATTACCGTCCAGGTCAACCCGCGCCTTTCCAGCTGGTCGACCAAGTTCGCGGTGTTCCGCACCGATGGCCAGGTGAAGCCGTTCGTGCTGCAGCAGGAATACGATGCCGAGCCTTGGGCCCTTGGCCCGGACAGCGAGCATTGCACCAAGACCGGCGAATGCATGTACGGCGTCGATTGGGGTGGCAATGTCGGCTATGGCGACTGGCGCGGTGCGGTGCTGGTGACCTTCACCCAGGCCTAG
- a CDS encoding S49 family peptidase encodes MTALARIADLVLNQPLLLTPEKAEVVAGVLAGRIGIDGPDLSRFEGSPVLIEPDGSRRARPFNVSNGIGIITITGSLVNRGAWIGASSGLTSYEGIQFQLKQADKANDVRALVLDMHTPGGEAVGAFETAAMVRDIATRKPVVAVVNGVAASAGYLIASGATEIVTTSSGVSGSIGVVSLHVDASGKLEQDGLKPTLIIAGAHKADGHPFGPLPDSVRADWQARIDGLYADFVNAVAAGRGKRMSADAARATEARIYTGQQAVDIGLADRVGTFESVLSDLTRAPGRSPSQKGRTMSETNGAPAAETNAGLTQADLDAAVAKALADVDTKHQASMRSERERVVGLDGLVPHVKGNADGLKIIADAKADGSSPADTALALVNAGVFAKASVLGALEGDDADASAAAPAGEGEGKPVAQTPEGWKAEWEASETLQADFPKVEHYVNLKKHEARKPGKKGA; translated from the coding sequence ATGACCGCACTTGCTCGCATCGCTGACCTGGTGCTGAACCAGCCACTCCTGCTGACCCCTGAAAAGGCCGAGGTTGTCGCAGGAGTGCTGGCCGGTCGGATTGGCATCGACGGCCCCGATCTCAGCCGTTTTGAAGGGTCGCCCGTATTGATCGAGCCGGATGGCTCGCGCCGGGCGCGGCCATTCAATGTGTCGAATGGGATCGGGATCATCACGATCACGGGGTCGCTCGTGAACCGTGGTGCATGGATTGGGGCATCGTCTGGTCTGACTTCCTATGAGGGCATCCAGTTCCAGCTCAAGCAGGCCGACAAGGCCAACGATGTGCGGGCCCTTGTCCTGGACATGCATACGCCAGGTGGTGAGGCCGTGGGCGCATTCGAGACGGCCGCCATGGTGCGAGACATCGCGACCCGAAAGCCGGTTGTTGCCGTGGTGAACGGCGTGGCGGCCTCGGCTGGGTATCTCATCGCCAGCGGTGCCACGGAAATCGTCACGACATCGTCTGGCGTGTCGGGGTCGATCGGTGTCGTCAGCCTGCATGTGGATGCCTCGGGCAAGCTGGAACAGGACGGTCTCAAGCCGACGCTGATCATTGCCGGCGCCCACAAAGCAGACGGCCATCCGTTCGGGCCATTGCCGGACAGCGTGCGTGCCGATTGGCAGGCGCGGATTGACGGACTTTATGCCGACTTCGTGAACGCCGTGGCGGCAGGACGCGGGAAGCGCATGTCGGCGGATGCAGCGCGCGCAACTGAAGCCCGAATCTACACTGGACAACAGGCGGTCGATATCGGCCTGGCCGACCGCGTCGGTACCTTTGAATCGGTCCTTTCGGACCTGACCCGCGCCCCCGGGCGCTCTCCCTCGCAGAAAGGACGAACCATGAGCGAGACCAACGGCGCACCCGCGGCCGAAACCAATGCGGGACTGACCCAGGCCGATCTCGACGCGGCCGTGGCCAAAGCCCTCGCCGATGTCGATACCAAGCATCAGGCTTCCATGAGGTCGGAACGCGAGCGGGTCGTCGGGCTCGATGGCCTCGTGCCGCATGTGAAGGGCAATGCCGATGGTCTCAAGATCATCGCCGATGCCAAGGCTGATGGCAGTTCTCCGGCGGACACCGCTCTGGCGCTCGTCAACGCGGGAGTATTCGCCAAGGCATCCGTGCTTGGTGCCCTGGAAGGCGATGATGCCGATGCATCGGCGGCCGCGCCGGCCGGGGAAGGCGAGGGCAAGCCTGTCGCCCAGACCCCCGAGGGCTGGAAAGCCGAATGGGAGGCCAGCGAGACGCTGCAGGCCGACTTCCCGAAGGTCGAGCACTACGTGAACCTCAAGAAGCATGAGGCCCGCAAGCCGGGCAAGAAAGGAGCCTGA
- a CDS encoding phage portal protein: MAVAKRNSLRGRAALALAGLGTSINRGFTGAAMSVAGLSPGRGGYQAGNRNSRRTRNWKAGEGSPATDILPDLGTLRGRSRDLERNHPLVAGAMATKTNGVVGTGLVLRSVIDGDVLGITDPAERAALQYQIEREWEIFEAECDWTGQQHFQDMQRLMYRSARVSGDIGIGRRFRKRRGETYGTRVVLIEADRIGNPNRQPDTQVLQGGVQRTRDGEELGYWIADRHPGDLTATAMQWSYIARRGAQSGMVQFLLPRQFSRPGQVRGVPLFAPIIEQLKQLSDYTDAEIKAAVNDAYLFAFEKTGLGDDGEPLLTNPQGQQDETGELTLEDLTITTLPYGSDIEVKKPERPNAAFGDFVRSFCEYIGVALSLPYEVLLMHFNSSFSASRGALEVAYKADQVDQAWLIRSAIDQIRLWQFTEMVALGRFDAPGFFDDPIKRNAWLGRVWVGPTRIQINPQVESNSDKTDIEMGVKTREQVMTERTGGDFDTKSAQILHERKTLGREPSGPAPARNDETNNDGTDRSQP, from the coding sequence ATGGCCGTTGCAAAGCGGAACTCACTGCGCGGGCGCGCCGCCTTGGCCCTCGCGGGCCTCGGCACGTCCATCAATCGCGGATTTACCGGTGCGGCAATGTCGGTGGCCGGACTATCACCCGGACGCGGCGGATATCAGGCGGGTAACCGCAATAGCCGCCGCACCCGCAACTGGAAGGCCGGCGAGGGCAGTCCCGCGACAGACATCCTGCCGGACCTGGGCACATTGCGCGGGCGTTCCCGTGATCTTGAGCGCAACCACCCGCTGGTGGCCGGCGCCATGGCAACCAAGACCAATGGCGTTGTCGGTACCGGCCTTGTGCTGCGCAGCGTGATCGACGGCGATGTGCTGGGGATCACGGACCCGGCTGAACGGGCGGCGCTTCAGTATCAGATCGAGCGCGAGTGGGAGATTTTCGAGGCCGAGTGTGACTGGACCGGTCAGCAGCATTTTCAGGACATGCAGCGGCTGATGTACCGATCCGCTCGCGTGTCCGGCGATATCGGCATCGGGCGGCGTTTCCGGAAGCGGCGCGGCGAAACCTACGGCACCCGCGTGGTGCTGATTGAGGCTGACCGCATCGGCAATCCTAACCGGCAGCCGGACACCCAAGTGCTCCAGGGCGGTGTGCAGCGCACGCGCGACGGCGAAGAACTTGGTTACTGGATTGCCGATCGGCATCCCGGCGATCTCACCGCAACTGCGATGCAGTGGTCGTATATCGCCCGTCGCGGTGCGCAATCCGGCATGGTTCAGTTTCTACTGCCGCGCCAGTTTTCGCGCCCGGGGCAGGTGCGCGGAGTGCCGCTGTTCGCGCCGATCATCGAGCAGCTCAAGCAGTTGAGCGACTACACCGATGCCGAAATCAAGGCGGCTGTCAACGACGCCTATCTGTTTGCATTCGAAAAGACCGGCCTTGGCGACGACGGGGAGCCATTGCTGACCAATCCGCAGGGTCAGCAGGATGAGACCGGCGAACTTACGCTAGAGGACCTGACAATAACCACACTGCCCTATGGCAGTGACATCGAAGTCAAGAAGCCCGAGCGTCCGAACGCCGCATTCGGCGATTTCGTGCGGTCGTTCTGCGAATATATCGGCGTGGCGCTGAGCCTGCCCTACGAGGTGCTGCTGATGCACTTCAATTCGAGTTTCTCCGCATCGCGTGGTGCCCTCGAGGTTGCCTACAAGGCCGACCAGGTCGACCAGGCATGGCTGATCCGCAGCGCGATCGACCAGATCAGGCTCTGGCAGTTCACGGAAATGGTTGCCCTCGGCCGCTTCGATGCGCCGGGATTTTTCGATGATCCGATCAAGCGCAATGCCTGGCTCGGTCGTGTCTGGGTCGGTCCGACCCGCATCCAGATAAACCCGCAGGTCGAATCTAACTCGGACAAGACCGACATCGAAATGGGCGTGAAGACCCGCGAACAGGTGATGACCGAGCGCACGGGCGGCGATTTCGACACCAAGAGCGCGCAGATCCTTCACGAACGCAAAACACTGGGCAGGGAACCGTCCGGCCCCGCGCCCGCGCGCAATGACGAAACCAACAACGATGGCACGGATCGGAGCCAGCCATGA
- a CDS encoding DUF6148 family protein, with amino-acid sequence MAGITLAQAEAKLALWLAAEEALATSQEYAIDVDGSRRMLKRSDLAEVSKRIDYWNGKVQSLTAATAGRSRTRYLVN; translated from the coding sequence ATGGCTGGAATTACGCTGGCGCAGGCGGAGGCCAAGTTGGCCTTGTGGCTTGCGGCCGAGGAAGCTCTCGCAACCAGCCAGGAGTACGCCATCGATGTCGATGGCTCGCGGCGAATGCTCAAGCGGTCGGACCTGGCCGAGGTGAGCAAGCGCATCGACTATTGGAATGGCAAAGTGCAATCGCTGACCGCCGCAACGGCAGGACGCTCCCGCACAAGGTATTTGGTGAACTAG
- a CDS encoding terminase gpA endonuclease subunit, producing MQMIVNVANAERLATEVFADVMTPPPPVDYLGWAESNIVFSQRESPMPGPYNRDLFFYFDEILRALSPDDPCRVVTMAKSAQLGGTVLANIFCGGSMDMDPGDFLYVHPTENNAQRWSKMKLSPMLKGTTALSKVFPSKARDGLDSVLYKERLDGKGAIQISGANSPASLSQVTMKRQVQDDLAKWEMNAAGDPETQADSRSQAHEFAKIFKISTPLVEPGCRISKAFEQGSQEKLYLPCPHCGHSQTLEWENFLANLDEEHPERSHFLCVEPNCGGVIEDWHRPQMFAAAKAKESDPQKPEAAWRASNPGAKRVHRSFHLWSAYSLLQSFERIARAWLTGRGNPASEQTFFNDVVGRAYRTLGDAPSWELLRDRGAKSERERGRIPVGHVIVTCGVDCQKDRVEWQVVAWGREHRRAIVDHGVFPGHISSDQARAFLDGLLKQGFANAYGRRLEIDVLAIDGNAWTDDVWGWAKRHPASRVIMVRGVGSEAAPLLIGVKKEVNRQGKRLPYSKRFFNFATSVLKMALYRNLAKDDQSERGYVDLPSGFDDEFYRQVTAESRKRVTTRQGFEHYVWVKDPNQANEGLDTHLQAEAAFIRIAGPTRALMDSVWERYERERDSVPAPVQGDLEDLLAQAPTPQPALAPSAQSARSRVRKLRIN from the coding sequence ATGCAGATGATCGTCAATGTCGCCAATGCCGAGCGCCTCGCGACAGAAGTCTTTGCGGACGTGATGACGCCGCCGCCACCCGTCGACTACCTCGGATGGGCGGAGAGCAACATCGTCTTTTCGCAGCGCGAGAGCCCGATGCCGGGCCCTTACAACCGCGACCTGTTCTTCTACTTCGACGAAATCCTGCGGGCCCTGTCGCCGGATGACCCCTGTCGCGTCGTGACGATGGCGAAGTCTGCGCAGCTCGGCGGGACAGTGCTTGCGAACATTTTTTGTGGTGGGTCGATGGACATGGACCCGGGGGATTTCCTGTATGTCCATCCGACCGAGAACAATGCACAGCGCTGGAGCAAGATGAAGCTCTCGCCCATGCTCAAGGGCACCACGGCACTGTCCAAGGTGTTCCCCAGCAAGGCGCGCGATGGGCTTGATAGCGTGCTCTACAAGGAGCGGCTGGACGGCAAGGGCGCCATCCAGATTTCCGGAGCAAACTCGCCGGCATCGCTGTCCCAGGTGACCATGAAGCGCCAGGTACAAGATGACCTGGCCAAGTGGGAAATGAACGCCGCCGGTGATCCTGAGACGCAGGCCGACAGCCGCAGCCAGGCGCATGAGTTCGCCAAGATATTCAAGATATCGACGCCGCTTGTCGAACCTGGATGCCGGATCAGCAAGGCATTCGAGCAGGGCAGTCAGGAAAAACTCTATCTGCCGTGCCCGCACTGCGGTCATTCCCAAACGCTTGAGTGGGAGAATTTTCTCGCCAATCTCGATGAGGAGCATCCCGAGCGCTCGCACTTCCTTTGTGTCGAGCCGAATTGCGGCGGCGTCATCGAAGACTGGCACCGCCCGCAAATGTTTGCCGCGGCGAAGGCGAAAGAGAGTGATCCCCAGAAGCCGGAAGCGGCCTGGCGCGCATCAAATCCTGGCGCCAAGCGGGTCCATCGCTCCTTTCACCTATGGTCGGCATACTCGCTGCTGCAGAGTTTCGAGCGCATTGCTCGCGCCTGGTTGACGGGTCGCGGAAATCCGGCCTCGGAGCAGACTTTCTTCAACGATGTTGTCGGCCGCGCCTATCGCACCCTTGGTGACGCGCCATCCTGGGAACTGCTGCGGGACCGTGGGGCAAAATCAGAGCGCGAGCGGGGCCGTATTCCAGTCGGCCACGTCATTGTCACCTGCGGGGTCGACTGCCAGAAAGATCGGGTCGAGTGGCAGGTCGTAGCATGGGGGCGAGAACATAGGCGGGCGATTGTCGATCATGGCGTCTTTCCCGGACACATATCGTCCGACCAGGCCCGGGCGTTCCTCGACGGTCTGCTGAAGCAGGGGTTTGCCAATGCTTATGGCCGCCGCCTCGAAATCGACGTGCTGGCGATCGACGGCAATGCCTGGACCGACGATGTCTGGGGCTGGGCCAAGAGACATCCGGCTAGCCGGGTGATTATGGTCCGAGGCGTAGGCTCCGAAGCCGCGCCGCTGCTGATCGGCGTGAAAAAGGAAGTGAACCGGCAGGGCAAGCGACTGCCCTATAGCAAGCGGTTCTTCAACTTCGCGACGTCGGTGTTGAAAATGGCGCTGTACCGCAACCTGGCCAAAGATGACCAGTCGGAACGCGGATATGTCGATCTGCCCAGCGGCTTCGACGACGAGTTCTATCGACAGGTGACGGCGGAGAGCCGGAAGCGTGTCACGACACGGCAGGGCTTTGAGCACTATGTCTGGGTCAAGGACCCTAACCAGGCCAATGAAGGCCTGGATACGCATTTGCAGGCCGAGGCGGCCTTTATCCGCATCGCGGGCCCGACCCGCGCACTGATGGATAGCGTCTGGGAGCGGTATGAGCGGGAGCGGGACAGTGTTCCCGCTCCGGTGCAGGGCGACCTTGAAGATTTGCTGGCGCAAGCGCCGACGCCGCAACCGGCCCTGGCGCCGTCGGCACAGTCCGCGCGGTCGCGTGTCCGGAAATTGAGGATAAATTGA
- a CDS encoding phage/plasmid primase, P4 family → MSDDTENDLSEAVKKAAARKRTVKLGVIEGGKGAEAEQKPSRPPRARKNQDAPPPADSDDPGPGLDDIVDGPPVDSDDLDGARHCAGWDQNDRDNARRLIYWFGLNLAYIPGMGWLTFTGTHWLRDEGELQVARFAQNVVDKLKLEAAVLEHSPGVVRLLEAATKAEKKPEDERSAADRKLIRSAESAQKILGERKSKRRAFAITSGNRGRTIAMLAQAESMRAIDPARLDANPMKFNCRNGTITFGRELDPERPEGSDRKAGSIAFSGMADRDDMITKVADVDYDPDATCPDFLDFLEKVQPDPTIRTFLQVAHAYALLISGNDEQIVLFHYGQGANGKSVFIETIGRLAGIYRAVVSPETFTGDQQKQGQQASPDIARLHNTNLVTVEELPRGIGLKENMIKAASGGTKLVARFLQKEFFEFDPRFTTVMSGNDMPQVSGTDYGIWRRLKIVPWKVTIPEGERVPFGEMLRRFDAERSGILNWLIEGLMLWLANGLTPYLPAEVRSFTEDYREERDQVGVFVESCLHKVPGNKVQASDVYGAYEKWCKANGLKPYQQTAFGLRLNALGIRKEKGRVYHYLDVKLGDIPDIADPRDPVPPRPHGDPGWTPERL, encoded by the coding sequence ATGTCTGACGATACGGAAAACGATCTGTCCGAAGCCGTCAAGAAAGCTGCGGCGCGCAAGCGCACCGTCAAGCTCGGCGTCATCGAGGGCGGCAAAGGCGCCGAAGCGGAGCAAAAGCCGTCGCGGCCGCCGCGTGCGCGAAAGAACCAGGATGCACCGCCACCGGCCGACAGCGATGATCCGGGGCCGGGTCTCGATGACATTGTCGACGGCCCACCGGTCGATTCCGATGACCTGGACGGGGCGCGGCATTGCGCCGGATGGGACCAGAATGACCGCGATAATGCCCGGCGGCTAATCTACTGGTTCGGCCTCAATCTGGCCTATATCCCCGGCATGGGCTGGCTGACCTTCACCGGCACGCATTGGCTGCGCGACGAGGGCGAATTGCAGGTGGCGCGCTTTGCCCAGAATGTCGTGGACAAGCTCAAGCTCGAGGCGGCCGTTCTGGAACATTCGCCAGGCGTCGTGCGCCTGCTCGAGGCGGCGACCAAGGCCGAGAAAAAACCGGAAGATGAGCGATCGGCGGCCGACCGCAAGTTGATCCGCTCGGCCGAGAGCGCGCAGAAGATCCTTGGCGAACGCAAATCGAAGCGCCGGGCCTTTGCCATAACCTCGGGCAATCGGGGGCGGACTATCGCCATGCTGGCGCAGGCCGAAAGTATGCGGGCAATCGATCCCGCGCGGCTTGACGCAAACCCAATGAAATTCAACTGCCGCAATGGTACGATCACATTCGGCCGGGAGCTCGACCCGGAGCGGCCCGAGGGCAGCGATCGCAAGGCCGGTTCAATTGCGTTTTCTGGCATGGCCGACCGCGACGACATGATCACCAAAGTCGCCGATGTCGACTACGACCCGGACGCGACTTGTCCGGATTTTTTGGACTTTCTCGAAAAGGTTCAGCCCGATCCGACCATCCGAACGTTTCTGCAGGTCGCACATGCCTATGCCCTGCTGATCAGCGGCAATGACGAGCAGATCGTGCTGTTTCACTATGGGCAGGGCGCCAACGGAAAATCGGTGTTTATCGAAACGATCGGCCGCCTGGCCGGCATCTATCGCGCCGTCGTATCGCCTGAAACCTTTACCGGCGACCAGCAGAAGCAGGGCCAGCAGGCAAGCCCCGACATTGCCCGCCTGCACAATACCAATCTGGTGACCGTTGAAGAGCTGCCGCGCGGCATTGGGCTCAAGGAAAACATGATCAAGGCCGCCTCGGGCGGCACGAAACTGGTAGCCCGGTTCCTGCAAAAGGAATTCTTCGAATTCGACCCGCGCTTCACCACGGTCATGAGCGGCAACGATATGCCGCAGGTCTCGGGCACCGATTACGGCATCTGGCGCCGGCTCAAGATCGTGCCCTGGAAGGTGACGATTCCGGAAGGCGAGCGCGTGCCCTTCGGGGAAATGCTGCGCCGGTTCGATGCCGAGCGGTCGGGCATTCTCAACTGGTTGATCGAAGGGCTCATGCTTTGGCTGGCCAATGGCCTGACACCTTATCTGCCCGCCGAGGTCCGCAGCTTCACCGAGGATTATCGCGAGGAACGCGACCAGGTGGGCGTGTTCGTCGAAAGCTGCCTGCACAAAGTGCCGGGCAACAAGGTGCAGGCCAGCGATGTCTATGGCGCTTATGAGAAATGGTGCAAGGCCAATGGCCTCAAACCCTATCAGCAGACCGCCTTCGGCCTCCGGCTCAACGCCCTGGGCATTCGCAAGGAAAAAGGCCGCGTCTATCACTATCTCGATGTGAAACTGGGCGACATTCCCGATATCGCCGACCCCCGCGACCCCGTACCCCCTCGACCGCATGGCGACCCCGGCTGGACGCCGGAGCGCCTCTAG